In a single window of the Natronosalvus caseinilyticus genome:
- a CDS encoding GNAT family N-acetyltransferase — translation MPAASIRPATLADAPTLARLYRDAYAINVDLGFPSRAARADRGALEAWIRESRVFVAVAAGADSDGRADDRPAAGKLVGAIRYRDEGKYDPDAPEFGRLAVPPRARGRGIGRVLIERVETLARREDHDRMRLRTFAGHPFLPELYRRRGYRDVRVRELEGAPFDVLHMQKEL, via the coding sequence ATGCCTGCAGCGTCCATCCGCCCGGCGACGCTCGCCGACGCCCCGACGCTGGCGCGACTCTACCGGGACGCCTACGCGATCAACGTTGACCTCGGATTTCCCTCGCGAGCGGCGCGTGCCGACCGTGGGGCTCTCGAGGCCTGGATTCGGGAGAGTCGCGTGTTCGTCGCGGTCGCCGCTGGCGCGGACTCCGACGGCAGGGCTGACGACCGGCCCGCCGCCGGCAAACTCGTCGGCGCCATCCGCTACCGCGACGAAGGGAAGTACGACCCCGACGCCCCCGAATTCGGTCGCCTCGCGGTCCCCCCGCGCGCTCGAGGCCGGGGAATCGGCAGGGTGCTGATCGAGCGCGTCGAGACGCTCGCCCGGCGGGAAGACCACGACCGCATGCGATTGCGGACGTTCGCCGGCCACCCGTTTCTCCCCGAGCTCTACCGCCGACGCGGCTACCGCGACGTACGAGTTCGGGAACTCGAGGGGGCGCCGTTCGACGTGTTGCACATGCAAAAGGAGCTGTAG
- a CDS encoding CehA/McbA family metallohydrolase produces the protein MSAHIPFAIDFHVHSESSYDGHEPVELILEHAADIGLDGVVITDHDEIDASLEAAELASRYGLVGIPGVEVSTAQGHLLAIGVEERPEPGRPFQTTVERVRELGGLAIVPHPFQRSRHGVRRRHILDVDAIEVYNSMLFTGYQNRRARRFAQRREYPKVGGSDAHYLPNVGRAYTEVIVTSTDEDVTRATIDGDHLVDAILEGRTRIQGKRTPIRKSTVQYAKGAVRKSSYVITKRTPLVPTVPASMDRTQ, from the coding sequence ATGTCCGCTCACATCCCCTTCGCCATCGACTTTCACGTCCACTCGGAGTCCTCCTACGACGGACACGAGCCCGTCGAGCTCATCCTCGAGCACGCGGCAGACATCGGTCTCGACGGCGTCGTCATCACCGACCACGACGAAATCGATGCGTCCCTCGAAGCGGCCGAACTCGCCTCACGCTACGGGCTCGTCGGAATCCCCGGCGTCGAGGTGTCGACGGCACAGGGCCACCTCCTCGCGATCGGTGTCGAGGAGCGACCCGAACCGGGCCGGCCGTTCCAGACGACCGTCGAACGGGTTCGCGAACTCGGCGGCCTCGCCATCGTTCCCCACCCGTTCCAGCGAAGTCGCCACGGGGTTCGGCGGCGCCACATCCTCGACGTGGACGCCATCGAGGTGTACAACTCGATGCTCTTTACGGGCTACCAGAACCGCCGAGCACGCCGGTTCGCGCAGCGACGCGAGTACCCGAAGGTCGGCGGTAGCGACGCCCACTACCTCCCGAACGTCGGTCGCGCGTACACCGAGGTGATCGTGACGAGTACCGACGAGGACGTCACCAGGGCGACCATCGACGGCGACCACCTCGTCGACGCCATCCTCGAGGGTCGAACGCGCATCCAGGGGAAACGGACGCCGATCCGAAAGAGCACCGTCCAGTACGCGAAGGGTGCGGTGCGGAAATCGTCGTACGTGATCACGAAGCGAACGCCGCTGGTGCCGACGGTGCCGGCGTCGATGGATCGCACACAGTAG
- the gpmI gene encoding 2,3-bisphosphoglycerate-independent phosphoglycerate mutase: MDAALIILDGWGLGRDDGGRNAVEAAHTPVVDRLTRTGPSGSLEVAGRRVGLPDGQMGNSEVGHLNIGAGRVVLQEYTRITDAVGDGSFRENDAIDGAFDHALENDGRVHFLGLVSDGGVHADHEHLHALIGMAADRDVEAVTHAITDGRDTSPHGGEGYLAELEAVIDEAGTGDVATVTGRYYAMDRDQNWERTKRAYDAIVERDAAFEASSAVEAVTDSYERGQTDEFVEPTVIAGQPALEDGDSVVWFNFRSDRARQLTRMLANIRPEWEFETHPPDVEVVMLTQYDKTFDLPVAFPPTQPSKVLGEVLADAGKTQLRIAESEKYAHVTYFLNGGREVEFGGEIRKIVESPDVPTYDLQPEMSAPEVTDTAIDTIESQDPDVLVLNYANPDMVGHTGDYRAAVEAVEAVDTQLGRLLETLEAHGAHVFVTADHGNADDMGTEAEPHTAHTYNDVPFFYVAPDGDSSAGDVRTRVREGGTLADLAPTLLECIGLTQPPEMTGESLLVRE, translated from the coding sequence ATGGACGCGGCACTCATTATCCTCGATGGCTGGGGCCTCGGACGCGACGACGGCGGCCGCAACGCGGTCGAAGCGGCGCACACGCCCGTCGTCGACCGATTGACTCGAACGGGGCCGTCGGGCAGCCTCGAGGTCGCCGGCCGACGCGTCGGCCTCCCGGACGGCCAGATGGGCAACAGCGAGGTCGGCCACCTCAACATCGGCGCCGGCCGAGTCGTCTTACAGGAGTACACCCGCATCACCGACGCCGTCGGCGACGGCAGTTTCCGCGAAAACGACGCCATCGATGGCGCCTTCGACCACGCGCTCGAGAACGACGGGCGAGTCCACTTCCTCGGTCTCGTCAGTGACGGCGGCGTCCACGCCGATCACGAACACCTCCACGCGCTGATCGGGATGGCCGCCGACCGCGACGTCGAGGCGGTCACCCACGCCATCACCGACGGGCGGGACACCTCGCCCCACGGCGGCGAGGGCTACCTCGCGGAACTCGAGGCCGTGATCGACGAGGCGGGAACGGGCGACGTGGCCACGGTCACCGGGCGGTACTACGCGATGGACCGCGACCAGAACTGGGAGCGGACGAAGCGGGCGTACGACGCCATCGTCGAGCGGGATGCCGCCTTCGAGGCGTCCTCGGCCGTCGAGGCCGTCACCGACTCCTACGAACGCGGCCAGACCGACGAGTTCGTCGAGCCGACAGTCATCGCGGGACAGCCGGCGCTCGAAGACGGCGATTCAGTGGTCTGGTTCAACTTCCGATCCGACCGCGCTCGCCAGTTGACCCGGATGCTCGCCAACATTCGCCCGGAGTGGGAATTCGAGACGCATCCACCCGACGTCGAGGTCGTCATGCTGACCCAGTACGACAAGACGTTCGACCTCCCGGTAGCGTTCCCGCCGACCCAGCCCTCGAAGGTCCTGGGCGAAGTGCTCGCCGACGCCGGCAAGACCCAACTCCGGATCGCCGAATCCGAGAAGTACGCCCACGTCACCTACTTCCTCAACGGCGGCCGCGAGGTCGAGTTCGGCGGCGAGATCCGGAAGATCGTCGAGAGCCCGGACGTGCCCACCTACGACCTTCAGCCGGAAATGAGCGCCCCCGAGGTGACCGACACGGCCATCGACACCATCGAGAGCCAAGATCCGGACGTGCTGGTGCTGAACTACGCCAATCCCGACATGGTCGGCCACACCGGCGACTACCGCGCGGCCGTCGAAGCCGTCGAGGCCGTCGACACCCAGCTCGGTCGGTTGCTCGAGACCCTCGAGGCTCACGGCGCACACGTCTTCGTCACCGCCGACCACGGCAACGCCGACGACATGGGGACCGAAGCGGAGCCACACACGGCCCACACCTACAACGACGTGCCGTTCTTCTACGTCGCGCCCGACGGAGACTCGAGCGCCGGCGACGTCCGGACTCGGGTTCGCGAGGGCGGGACGCTCGCCGATCTCGCGCCCACGCTGCTCGAGTGCATCGGTCTTACGCAGCCCCCGGAGATGACCGGGGAGTCGCTGCTCGTGCGAGAGTAG
- a CDS encoding ketopantoate reductase family protein, translating into MDIVVFGAGSLGSLVGGLLARAHDVTLVAREPHASVVAEDGLQIAGALEETTHPAARTDGIDLEADLVVVTVKSSATEEAAKTLATGAFGAALSLQNGMSNEETLAEHLSCPVLAGTATYGAILEKPGVVTCTGLGEIVLGARDGGPSSVADRVGEAFSRAGLETAVSSSMPHRLWEKLAVNAAINPVTALADTPNGAVLETPLRDLSRAAARETARIARVNGVSLANRQALAALESVATTTATNTSSMRQDVRAGRRTEIDAINGYVCDRAAACGLAVPTNQTLAALVRAWERENVDGR; encoded by the coding sequence ATGGACATCGTCGTCTTCGGGGCCGGCAGTCTGGGCAGCCTCGTCGGCGGCCTGCTCGCGCGCGCCCACGACGTCACGCTCGTCGCTCGAGAGCCACACGCGAGCGTCGTCGCCGAGGATGGCCTCCAGATTGCGGGCGCCCTCGAGGAGACTACCCATCCGGCTGCGAGGACCGACGGCATCGACCTCGAGGCCGACCTCGTCGTCGTCACGGTCAAATCCTCCGCCACCGAGGAGGCCGCCAAAACCCTCGCGACGGGTGCGTTCGGGGCCGCCCTCTCGCTGCAAAACGGCATGAGCAACGAGGAGACGCTCGCCGAGCACCTGTCGTGTCCGGTCCTCGCGGGGACGGCGACCTACGGAGCGATTCTCGAGAAACCCGGCGTCGTCACCTGCACCGGCCTCGGGGAGATCGTCCTCGGCGCTCGAGACGGCGGCCCGTCGTCGGTCGCCGACCGCGTTGGCGAGGCCTTCTCGCGCGCGGGACTCGAGACGGCCGTCTCGTCGTCGATGCCACACCGATTGTGGGAGAAACTGGCCGTCAACGCCGCGATCAACCCCGTGACGGCCCTCGCTGACACACCGAACGGGGCCGTCCTCGAGACCCCCCTTCGTGACCTGTCGCGGGCCGCGGCGCGCGAAACGGCTCGAATCGCCCGCGTGAACGGAGTCTCGCTCGCCAACCGGCAGGCGCTCGCCGCGCTCGAGTCGGTCGCGACGACGACGGCGACGAACACGTCGTCGATGCGCCAGGACGTTCGCGCCGGGAGACGGACGGAGATCGACGCGATAAACGGCTACGTCTGTGACCGGGCCGCCGCCTGCGGTCTCGCCGTTCCGACAAATCAGACGCTCGCGGCGCTTGTGCGGGCGTGGGAGCGAGAAAACGTCGACGGGAGGTAG
- the pepF gene encoding oligoendopeptidase F has translation MSSVPTRSEIEEEYTWDLESIYATDDDWEDAYEAATDQVEELAAYEGQTTENAETLLEILELRDRLMRQISTIAAYARMRSDEDTTDQEYQALSARAQSLAADAQSAASFVEPELQELTREEFDEMVADEPDLETYAHYVDDVLRMKPHTRSAEVEALLADLSEVTGAPGEVYSMLSNADMGFPTVEDPDGEPVEITQSNFVNLLKRPDRDFRQRVYEAYFDEWELVRNTVAASYKNSVKADVKLAWARNYDTAREAALDGPNVPVEVYDTLVDSVHDNLEHLHRHAELKREALDVDELRMWDVYMPLTGEEGPDVEYDDATQYVVDAVAPLGEEYQSRVAEGLKSRWVDVYENEGKRTGAYSGGTYDTQPFILMNYQDDVASMYTLAHELGHSMHSELTKDEQPYIYSSYEIFTAEVASTVNEALLTHHLLETVEDPEFRKAILNEFLERVRSTLYRQTLFAEFEHEAHELEEAGEPLTADRLDELYGDLKARYYEPAEMDDRIPREWMRIPHFYRAFYVYQYSTGISAALAIADDIVENGADAAADYLAFLRRGSREYPLELLEIAGVDMRSPEPIDRALSTYRDRLEELDDLLE, from the coding sequence ATGAGTTCCGTTCCCACGCGCTCGGAGATCGAGGAGGAGTACACCTGGGATCTCGAGAGCATCTACGCCACCGACGACGACTGGGAGGACGCCTACGAAGCGGCCACGGACCAGGTCGAGGAGCTGGCAGCCTACGAGGGACAGACGACCGAGAACGCCGAAACGTTGCTCGAGATTCTCGAACTGCGCGACCGGCTCATGCGCCAGATCTCGACGATCGCCGCCTACGCCCGGATGCGAAGCGACGAGGATACGACCGATCAGGAGTACCAGGCCCTGAGCGCACGGGCGCAGTCGCTGGCCGCCGACGCCCAGTCTGCGGCTTCGTTCGTCGAACCGGAACTGCAGGAACTGACCCGAGAGGAGTTCGATGAGATGGTCGCGGACGAACCCGACCTCGAGACCTACGCTCACTACGTCGATGACGTGTTGCGGATGAAACCGCACACGCGCTCGGCCGAGGTGGAGGCGCTGCTGGCCGATCTGAGCGAAGTCACCGGTGCACCCGGGGAGGTCTACAGCATGCTCTCGAACGCGGACATGGGCTTTCCAACGGTCGAGGACCCGGACGGCGAACCCGTCGAGATCACCCAGAGCAACTTCGTCAACCTGCTCAAGCGACCCGATCGGGACTTCCGACAGCGGGTCTACGAGGCCTACTTCGACGAGTGGGAGTTGGTCCGAAACACGGTCGCCGCCTCCTACAAGAACAGCGTGAAGGCAGACGTAAAACTCGCGTGGGCCCGAAACTACGACACCGCCCGCGAGGCCGCCCTCGACGGCCCGAACGTCCCCGTCGAGGTGTACGACACACTCGTCGACAGCGTCCACGACAACCTCGAGCACCTCCACCGTCACGCCGAACTCAAGCGCGAGGCGCTCGACGTCGACGAACTCCGAATGTGGGACGTCTACATGCCGCTCACGGGTGAAGAAGGGCCGGACGTCGAGTACGACGACGCGACCCAGTACGTCGTCGACGCCGTTGCGCCCCTTGGCGAGGAGTACCAGTCTCGCGTCGCCGAAGGGCTGAAGTCCCGGTGGGTCGACGTCTACGAGAACGAGGGCAAGCGCACGGGCGCCTACTCTGGGGGTACCTACGACACCCAGCCGTTCATCCTGATGAACTACCAGGACGACGTCGCCTCGATGTACACGCTGGCGCACGAACTCGGCCACTCCATGCACTCGGAACTGACGAAGGACGAACAGCCGTACATCTACTCGAGCTACGAGATTTTCACCGCCGAGGTCGCGAGCACGGTCAACGAGGCCCTGTTGACCCACCACCTGCTCGAGACCGTCGAGGACCCCGAGTTCCGCAAGGCCATCCTCAATGAGTTCCTCGAACGGGTGCGTTCGACGCTGTACCGCCAGACGCTCTTCGCCGAGTTCGAACACGAGGCACACGAACTCGAGGAGGCGGGCGAACCGCTGACGGCCGACCGCCTCGACGAACTGTATGGCGACCTCAAGGCCCGATACTACGAACCCGCCGAGATGGACGACCGGATTCCCCGCGAGTGGATGCGGATCCCGCACTTCTACCGCGCGTTCTACGTCTATCAGTATTCGACGGGCATCTCCGCGGCACTCGCAATCGCCGACGACATCGTCGAGAACGGTGCCGATGCGGCCGCAGACTACCTCGCGTTCCTCCGCCGGGGTTCCCGGGAATACCCCCTCGAGTTGCTCGAGATCGCGGGCGTCGACATGCGCTCGCCGGAACCGATCGACCGGGCGCTGTCGACCTACCGCGACCGCTTAGAGGAACTGGACGACCTGCTCGAGTGA
- a CDS encoding acyl-CoA thioesterase, with product MNREWSVSRARSLQTSYTEVSEILMPNETNNLERALGGAVLHWMDICGAIAGRRFARRQVVTAAMDHVDFIAPIELGDIVTVTGYVFDTGATSMDVRVDVRAERPQHGEANETATSFFTFIALDESETPTAVPALRCPTTAEADLRDRALEARRSRRRELARELEEPADGEGRASE from the coding sequence ATGAACCGCGAGTGGTCCGTAAGCAGGGCGAGATCCCTTCAAACGTCGTATACCGAAGTAAGCGAGATTCTGATGCCCAACGAGACGAACAACCTCGAGCGGGCACTCGGCGGCGCCGTGCTCCACTGGATGGACATCTGTGGGGCAATCGCCGGCAGACGGTTCGCTCGACGGCAGGTTGTCACGGCCGCGATGGACCACGTCGACTTCATCGCGCCGATCGAACTCGGCGACATCGTGACCGTGACCGGCTACGTATTCGACACGGGGGCAACCAGCATGGACGTCCGAGTCGACGTCCGTGCCGAGCGCCCCCAACACGGCGAAGCGAACGAGACGGCGACCTCGTTTTTCACCTTCATCGCACTCGACGAGTCGGAAACGCCGACGGCCGTGCCGGCGCTTCGCTGTCCAACGACGGCCGAGGCCGACCTTCGCGACCGGGCACTCGAGGCGCGTCGCTCCCGGCGGCGCGAACTCGCGCGCGAACTCGAGGAACCCGCCGACGGTGAGGGCCGAGCGAGCGAATAA
- a CDS encoding cysteine hydrolase family protein — MHLEPDTTAVVVVDMQNGFCHPDGSLYAPGSESVIEPITILVERARETGSRIVYTRDVHPPEQFEGNHYYDEFDRWGEHVLEGSWEAELVDELDVHDEDLVVEKHTYDAFHQTQLDGWLSARGISDLVICGTLANVCVLHTGGSAGLRDYRPLMVSDCIGALEDDHHEYALEHADWLFGEVLESDELSFE, encoded by the coding sequence ATGCACCTCGAGCCAGACACCACGGCGGTGGTCGTCGTCGACATGCAAAACGGCTTCTGTCACCCCGACGGGTCGCTGTACGCGCCAGGCAGCGAGTCCGTAATCGAGCCGATCACGATCCTGGTCGAGCGAGCGCGGGAGACGGGGAGTCGAATCGTCTACACACGAGACGTCCATCCCCCCGAGCAGTTCGAGGGCAATCACTACTACGACGAGTTCGACCGGTGGGGCGAACACGTCCTCGAGGGATCGTGGGAGGCCGAACTGGTCGACGAACTCGACGTTCACGACGAGGACCTCGTCGTCGAGAAACACACCTACGACGCCTTCCATCAGACCCAGCTCGACGGCTGGCTCTCCGCGCGCGGAATCTCGGACCTCGTCATCTGCGGCACCCTCGCGAACGTCTGCGTCCTCCACACGGGCGGGAGCGCGGGGCTCCGCGACTACCGCCCGCTCATGGTTTCGGACTGCATCGGGGCGCTCGAGGACGACCACCACGAGTACGCCCTCGAGCACGCGGACTGGCTGTTCGGTGAGGTCCTCGAGAGCGACGAGCTCTCGTTCGAGTGA
- a CDS encoding DHH family phosphoesterase, whose amino-acid sequence MAGPIPALEERATACAEHLLECDRVLLASHIDADGLTSAAVAASALERAGLPFETVFEKQLDAEAIEAIADTDHDTVLFTDFGSGQLDVIANHEDGGDFTPVIADHHQPAEADTAYHLNPLLFGINGASELSGAGASYVLARALAEAGGGPGTAGAAETTGEPTATDGGSATARADNRDLAALAVVGAVGDMQASGGELHGANAKIVEEGVEAGVLETATDLALYGKQTRPLPKLLEYASDVDIPGISNDGNGALRFLDSLDLELKRDGEWRCWANLTSEEKQIVASALVKKAVTSGVPAHKIDDLVGTSYVLSTEPVGTELRDASEFSTLLNATARYERADVGLGVCLGDRGEALERARQLLREHRRNLSNGIDLVTREGVTKADHVQWFDAGDRIRETIVGIVAGMAVGNAGISRSMPILAFANKNDEEVKVSARGTHSLVRKGLDLSVVMGEASRAVGGDGGGHDVAAGATVPAGKQAEFVERADEIVGEQLGGS is encoded by the coding sequence ATGGCAGGCCCGATCCCCGCCCTCGAGGAACGCGCCACCGCCTGCGCCGAGCACCTGCTTGAGTGCGACCGCGTGCTCCTCGCCTCCCACATCGACGCCGACGGACTGACGAGCGCTGCGGTCGCCGCGAGCGCCCTCGAACGAGCGGGGCTACCCTTCGAGACCGTCTTCGAGAAGCAACTCGACGCCGAGGCGATCGAGGCAATCGCCGACACCGACCACGACACCGTCCTGTTCACCGACTTCGGGAGCGGCCAGCTCGACGTCATCGCCAACCACGAGGACGGCGGCGACTTCACGCCAGTCATCGCCGACCATCACCAGCCCGCGGAGGCCGACACGGCCTACCACCTCAACCCCCTTCTGTTCGGGATCAACGGCGCCTCCGAACTCTCGGGTGCTGGCGCGAGTTACGTCCTCGCCCGGGCGCTCGCGGAAGCAGGTGGGGGGCCAGGAACGGCTGGGGCGGCCGAAACGACAGGAGAGCCGACGGCAACGGACGGCGGCAGCGCCACCGCACGAGCGGACAACCGAGACCTCGCCGCGCTGGCCGTCGTCGGCGCCGTCGGCGACATGCAGGCCTCCGGCGGCGAACTCCACGGTGCCAATGCGAAGATCGTCGAAGAGGGCGTCGAGGCCGGCGTCCTCGAGACCGCGACCGACCTCGCCCTCTACGGGAAACAGACCCGTCCCCTCCCGAAACTGCTCGAGTACGCGAGCGACGTCGACATTCCGGGAATCTCGAACGACGGCAACGGCGCGCTCCGCTTCCTGGACAGCCTCGACCTCGAGTTGAAACGCGACGGCGAGTGGCGCTGCTGGGCAAATCTCACGAGCGAGGAGAAACAGATCGTCGCGAGTGCGCTCGTCAAAAAGGCCGTCACCAGCGGCGTCCCGGCACACAAGATCGACGACCTCGTGGGCACGAGCTACGTTCTTTCAACTGAACCCGTCGGCACCGAACTCCGCGACGCCAGCGAATTCTCGACCCTGCTCAACGCCACCGCGCGCTACGAGCGCGCCGACGTGGGTCTCGGCGTCTGTCTCGGTGACCGAGGCGAAGCCCTCGAGCGCGCTCGCCAACTGCTCAGGGAACACCGCCGAAACCTCTCGAACGGCATCGACCTCGTGACGCGGGAGGGCGTCACGAAAGCGGACCACGTCCAGTGGTTCGACGCGGGTGACCGCATCCGTGAGACCATCGTCGGCATCGTCGCCGGGATGGCCGTTGGCAACGCTGGCATCAGCCGGTCCATGCCCATCCTCGCGTTCGCGAACAAGAACGACGAGGAGGTCAAAGTATCCGCCCGCGGGACCCACAGCCTCGTCAGAAAGGGGCTCGACCTCTCGGTCGTGATGGGCGAGGCGTCCCGAGCAGTCGGCGGGGACGGCGGTGGACACGACGTCGCGGCCGGGGCGACGGTACCCGCAGGGAAGCAAGCGGAGTTCGTCGAGCGCGCCGACGAAATCGTGGGCGAGCAACTCGGCGGTAGCTGA
- a CDS encoding DUF5783 family protein → MTEFDPAKFEDKYVHYFPELQQAYKNAFSRINERYDSSLVHAIDQQVLNESEPFYDEEDGFWIELPDDPYDRITGVVVDRERFETVLEAHVEAIESELERVFDV, encoded by the coding sequence ATGACCGAGTTCGATCCGGCAAAGTTCGAGGACAAGTACGTCCACTACTTCCCCGAACTCCAGCAGGCCTACAAGAACGCGTTCAGCCGCATCAACGAGCGCTACGACTCTTCGCTCGTCCACGCGATCGACCAGCAGGTGCTCAACGAGAGCGAGCCCTTTTACGACGAGGAGGACGGCTTCTGGATCGAACTCCCCGACGATCCCTACGACCGGATCACCGGCGTCGTCGTCGACCGAGAGCGGTTCGAGACGGTGCTCGAGGCCCACGTCGAGGCAATCGAGTCGGAGCTCGAGCGCGTCTTCGACGTCTAA
- a CDS encoding NifU family protein, with the protein MSTETQEGDDLEERVANFLRRNFPQIQMHGGSAAIQEIDRETGEVYIQLGGACSGCGISPMTIQAIKSRMVKEIPEVTKVHAGTGMDGAGGAGMSPSFPGETVDDGEDDEGPQAPF; encoded by the coding sequence ATGAGTACGGAGACCCAGGAAGGCGACGACCTCGAAGAGCGCGTGGCGAACTTCCTGCGACGGAACTTCCCACAGATACAGATGCACGGCGGGAGCGCGGCCATCCAGGAGATCGACCGCGAGACCGGCGAGGTGTACATCCAGCTCGGCGGTGCCTGCAGCGGTTGTGGCATCTCCCCGATGACGATCCAGGCGATCAAGAGTCGGATGGTCAAGGAGATCCCTGAAGTCACGAAGGTCCACGCGGGTACGGGTATGGACGGCGCCGGTGGCGCCGGCATGAGCCCCTCGTTCCCCGGCGAGACCGTCGACGATGGCGAGGACGACGAAGGCCCCCAGGCCCCGTTCTGA
- a CDS encoding Lrp/AsnC family transcriptional regulator, which translates to MTWCPLDETDRQLLDLLQENARYKATTLAEEIGVSDNTIHNRMARLEEEGIITGYTTAIGYQSTGLRLYFHFTCTTRISERSAVAGEALALPQVVEVTELMTGQENLHIKAVGAEDADITHVAEQLDDLALEIDDENLIRAEYTRPFEYVRGLELADDH; encoded by the coding sequence ATGACGTGGTGCCCGCTCGACGAAACGGACAGACAGTTGCTCGACCTGTTACAGGAAAACGCGCGATACAAGGCGACCACTCTGGCCGAGGAGATTGGGGTCTCCGACAACACTATCCACAACCGGATGGCTCGATTAGAGGAAGAGGGGATCATCACCGGCTACACGACGGCTATCGGTTACCAGTCGACCGGGCTTCGACTCTACTTCCACTTCACCTGTACGACCCGGATCAGCGAGCGGTCCGCCGTGGCCGGAGAGGCACTGGCGCTCCCACAGGTCGTCGAAGTGACGGAACTGATGACCGGTCAGGAGAACCTCCACATCAAAGCGGTCGGCGCCGAGGACGCGGACATCACCCACGTCGCCGAACAACTCGACGACCTCGCGCTGGAGATCGACGACGAGAACCTCATCCGGGCCGAGTACACGCGTCCCTTCGAGTACGTGCGCGGGCTGGAGTTGGCAGACGATCACTAA